Proteins from a genomic interval of Zingiber officinale cultivar Zhangliang chromosome 1B, Zo_v1.1, whole genome shotgun sequence:
- the LOC121989742 gene encoding serrate RNA effector molecule-like isoform X4, producing MADVIDMPSDAPDRSGSIQPDQRESTTAGSPSPPLPPPPPRKRGRDSKEERDDWPPGRRNDHRDSRDGSPPLSPPPPVSAPKDDKNREYRRRNSPSSPSYRDRRHPSPRRSPPHGPFKRARKDGGGYDRRRGSPRGGYGPDEKRYGYDYDRGYDRGGSGGRGWYGEERSQGRHDWPDSGHGSYGDDSESIQRGGLMSYKQFMQELEDDILPAEAERRYEEYRSEYISTQKRAYFEAHKEEKWLKDKYHPTNLVVVIERRKELAKSIAKDFLLDLQSGTLDVGPGLTATSARKSGNSSEPNSDEETDISGKRRRHGRGPAKENEQLSAAPKANPVSSEIRRIQIDILQAQALVRKLDIEKGIQDNVLSSSDQDDADKTHGGSLGPIVIIRGLTTVKGLEGVELLDTLITYLWRVHGLNYYGMSETSEAKGLRHVRADIKADGANSSGSEWEQKLDSFWQTRLEGQDPLEILTAKDKIDAAATEALDPVVRKIRDEKYGWKYGCGAKGCTKLFHAPEFVHKHLKLKHPELVIEFTSNVREDLYFQNYMNDPNAPGGTPIMQQSAPKARVQRRRLLDNRLRDAHGNRIELNRNRDDDRNDSSPSDNHGGLDGETYEKPPYDAHRGGLHSAFPSDIPPPPILVPVPGAGPLGPFVPAPPEVAMRMLTDPGGPPSFDTAGGLHGRKGRLGQQLGGTAAPILAMPPPFRHDPRRMRSYRDLDAPDDEVTVLDYRSL from the exons ATGGCCGACGTCATCGACATGCCCTCGGATGCTCCAGATCGTAGCGGGAGCATTCAGCCGGACCAGCGGGAGAGCACCACTGCAGGCTCTCCCTCGCCGCCTCTGCCTCCGCCTCCTCCAAGGAAAAGGGGCAGGGATTCGAAGGAGGAGAGGGACGACTGGCCTCCTGGTCGTCGGAACGACCATCGCGACTCTAGAGACGGCTCGCCGCCGCTTTCCCCACCTCCTCCCGTATCAGCGCCGAAGGATGACAAAAATCGGGAGTATCGTAGGCGCAATAGCCCTAGCTCTCCTTCATACCGGGACCGCAGACACCCGTCTCCCCGACGGTCGCCGCCGCACGGGCCATTTAAACGAGCCAGGAAGGATGGCGGCGGATACGACCGGCGACGGGGGAGCCCGAGAGGGGGTTACGGTCCAGATGAAAAAAG GTATGGTTACGATTATGATAGGGGGTATGATCGAGGTGGCTCAGGAGGAAGAGGGTGGTATGGGGAGGAGAGGTCACAGGGTCGTCATG ATTGGCCTGATTCTGGACATGGCAGTTATGGTGATGACTCTGAATCTAttcaaag GGGAGGTTTAATGTCATACAAGCAGTTCATGCAAGAACTTGAAGATGATATTTTACCTGCTGAAGCAGAACGCAG GTATGAAGAATATAGAtctgaatacatatccactcagaAGCGAGCATATTTCGAAGCTCATAAGGAGGAAAAATG GTTGAAAGACAAATATCATCCAACTAATTTAGTGGTAGTGATTGAAAG GAGGAAAGAATTGGCCAAATCTATTGCAAAAGATTTCCTGCTCGATTTACAGAGTGGAACACTTGATGT TGGTCCGGGATTAACAGCCACATCTGCTAGAAAATCTGGGAATAGTAGTGAACCAAACTCTGATGAAGAGACAGATATTAGTGGGAAAAGGAGAAGGCATGGTAGGGGACCCGCTAAAGAAAATGAACAGCTTTCTGCTGCTCCCAAGGCTAACCCAGTCAGTTCTGAGATTCGCCGAATTCAAATAGACATACTACAAGCACAAGCCTTAGTACGTAAGCTTGATATAGAGAAGGGTATACAAGATAATGTCCTCTCTAGTAGTGATCAAGATGATGCAGATAAGACACACGGGGGATCCTTGGGACCAATTGTAATTATACGCGGGCTTACCACTGTCAAGGGCCTCGAGGGTGTTGAACTACTAGACACTTTGATTACTTATCTGTGGCGTGTCCATGGCTTAAATTATTATGGAATGTCTGAAACTTCCGAAGCAAAGGGGCTTCGGCATGTTAGAGCTGACATTAAGGCTGATGGAGCTAATTCTAGTGGTTCTGAGTGGGAGCAGAAACTTGATTCATTCTGGCAAACAAGGCTGGAAGGTCAGGATCCCTTGGAAATATTGACAGCTAAAGATAAGATTGATGCTGCAGCTACTGAGGCCCTAGATCCTGTTGTGAGAAAAATAAGAGATGAAAAATATGGTTGGAAGTATGGATGTGGAGCCAAAGGTTGCACAAAGCTTTTCCATGCTCCTGAATTTGTCCATAAACATCTCAAACTGAAACACCCAGAACTTGTGATTGAATTCACATCAAACGTTCGAGAAGacctttattttcaaaattatatgaa TGATCCCAATGCACCTGGTGGAACACCTATCATGCAACAGTCTGCACCA AAGGCAAGAGTACAAAGACGGAGGCTGTTAGATAATCGTCTTAGAGATGCACATGGCAACCGCATAGAGCTCAACAGGAATAGAGATGATGACAGGAATGACAGCTCACCTAGTGATAACCATGGTGGTTTGGATGGAGAAACTTATGAGAAGCCTCCATATGATGCCCACAGGGGGGGTTTGCACAGTGCTTTTCCTTCAGACATTCCTCCGCCGCCTATCTTGGTGCCTGTTCCTGGTGCTGG TCCACTTGGACCTTTCGTGCCTGCCCCACCAGAGGTGGCTATGCGTATGCTTACTGATCCTGGTGGGCCGCCATCCTTTGATACTGCTGGGGGTCTACATGGTAGAAAAGGACGGCTTGGCCAGCAACTAGGTGGCACAGCAGCACCAATTCTCGCTATGCCTCCACCTTTTCGACATGATCCACGCCGCATGAGGAG TTATAGAGATCTCGACGCACCAGATGATGAAGTCACTGTACTAGACTACAGGAGTTTGTAG
- the LOC121989742 gene encoding serrate RNA effector molecule-like isoform X2 has translation MADVIDMPSDAPDRSGSIQPDQRESTTAGSPSPPLPPPPPRKRGRDSKEERDDWPPGRRNDHRDSRDGSPPLSPPPPVSAPKDDKNREYRRRNSPSSPSYRDRRHPSPRRSPPHGPFKRARKDGGGYDRRRGSPRGGYGPDEKRYGYDYDRGYDRGGSGGRGWYGEERSQGRHGNRLSYWPDSGHGSYGDDSESIQRGGLMSYKQFMQELEDDILPAEAERRYEEYRSEYISTQKRAYFEAHKEEKWLKDKYHPTNLVVVIERRKELAKSIAKDFLLDLQSGTLDVGPGLTATSARKSGNSSEPNSDEETDISGKRRRHGRGPAKENEQLSAAPKANPVSSEIRRIQIDILQAQALVRKLDIEKGIQDNVLSSSDQDDADKTHGGSLGPIVIIRGLTTVKGLEGVELLDTLITYLWRVHGLNYYGMSETSEAKGLRHVRADIKADGANSSGSEWEQKLDSFWQTRLEGQDPLEILTAKDKIDAAATEALDPVVRKIRDEKYGWKYGCGAKGCTKLFHAPEFVHKHLKLKHPELVIEFTSNVREDLYFQNYMNDPNAPGGTPIMQQSAPKARVQRRRLLDNRLRDAHGNRIELNRNRDDDRNDSSPSDNHGGLDGETYEKPPYDAHRGGLHSAFPSDIPPPPILVPVPGAGPLGPFVPAPPEVAMRMLTDPGGPPSFDTAGGLHGRKGRLGQQLGGTAAPILAMPPPFRHDPRRMRSYRDLDAPDDEVTVLDYRSL, from the exons ATGGCCGACGTCATCGACATGCCCTCGGATGCTCCAGATCGTAGCGGGAGCATTCAGCCGGACCAGCGGGAGAGCACCACTGCAGGCTCTCCCTCGCCGCCTCTGCCTCCGCCTCCTCCAAGGAAAAGGGGCAGGGATTCGAAGGAGGAGAGGGACGACTGGCCTCCTGGTCGTCGGAACGACCATCGCGACTCTAGAGACGGCTCGCCGCCGCTTTCCCCACCTCCTCCCGTATCAGCGCCGAAGGATGACAAAAATCGGGAGTATCGTAGGCGCAATAGCCCTAGCTCTCCTTCATACCGGGACCGCAGACACCCGTCTCCCCGACGGTCGCCGCCGCACGGGCCATTTAAACGAGCCAGGAAGGATGGCGGCGGATACGACCGGCGACGGGGGAGCCCGAGAGGGGGTTACGGTCCAGATGAAAAAAG GTATGGTTACGATTATGATAGGGGGTATGATCGAGGTGGCTCAGGAGGAAGAGGGTGGTATGGGGAGGAGAGGTCACAGGGTCGTCATGGTAATCGTCTATCAT ATTGGCCTGATTCTGGACATGGCAGTTATGGTGATGACTCTGAATCTAttcaaag GGGAGGTTTAATGTCATACAAGCAGTTCATGCAAGAACTTGAAGATGATATTTTACCTGCTGAAGCAGAACGCAG GTATGAAGAATATAGAtctgaatacatatccactcagaAGCGAGCATATTTCGAAGCTCATAAGGAGGAAAAATG GTTGAAAGACAAATATCATCCAACTAATTTAGTGGTAGTGATTGAAAG GAGGAAAGAATTGGCCAAATCTATTGCAAAAGATTTCCTGCTCGATTTACAGAGTGGAACACTTGATGT TGGTCCGGGATTAACAGCCACATCTGCTAGAAAATCTGGGAATAGTAGTGAACCAAACTCTGATGAAGAGACAGATATTAGTGGGAAAAGGAGAAGGCATGGTAGGGGACCCGCTAAAGAAAATGAACAGCTTTCTGCTGCTCCCAAGGCTAACCCAGTCAGTTCTGAGATTCGCCGAATTCAAATAGACATACTACAAGCACAAGCCTTAGTACGTAAGCTTGATATAGAGAAGGGTATACAAGATAATGTCCTCTCTAGTAGTGATCAAGATGATGCAGATAAGACACACGGGGGATCCTTGGGACCAATTGTAATTATACGCGGGCTTACCACTGTCAAGGGCCTCGAGGGTGTTGAACTACTAGACACTTTGATTACTTATCTGTGGCGTGTCCATGGCTTAAATTATTATGGAATGTCTGAAACTTCCGAAGCAAAGGGGCTTCGGCATGTTAGAGCTGACATTAAGGCTGATGGAGCTAATTCTAGTGGTTCTGAGTGGGAGCAGAAACTTGATTCATTCTGGCAAACAAGGCTGGAAGGTCAGGATCCCTTGGAAATATTGACAGCTAAAGATAAGATTGATGCTGCAGCTACTGAGGCCCTAGATCCTGTTGTGAGAAAAATAAGAGATGAAAAATATGGTTGGAAGTATGGATGTGGAGCCAAAGGTTGCACAAAGCTTTTCCATGCTCCTGAATTTGTCCATAAACATCTCAAACTGAAACACCCAGAACTTGTGATTGAATTCACATCAAACGTTCGAGAAGacctttattttcaaaattatatgaa TGATCCCAATGCACCTGGTGGAACACCTATCATGCAACAGTCTGCACCA AAGGCAAGAGTACAAAGACGGAGGCTGTTAGATAATCGTCTTAGAGATGCACATGGCAACCGCATAGAGCTCAACAGGAATAGAGATGATGACAGGAATGACAGCTCACCTAGTGATAACCATGGTGGTTTGGATGGAGAAACTTATGAGAAGCCTCCATATGATGCCCACAGGGGGGGTTTGCACAGTGCTTTTCCTTCAGACATTCCTCCGCCGCCTATCTTGGTGCCTGTTCCTGGTGCTGG TCCACTTGGACCTTTCGTGCCTGCCCCACCAGAGGTGGCTATGCGTATGCTTACTGATCCTGGTGGGCCGCCATCCTTTGATACTGCTGGGGGTCTACATGGTAGAAAAGGACGGCTTGGCCAGCAACTAGGTGGCACAGCAGCACCAATTCTCGCTATGCCTCCACCTTTTCGACATGATCCACGCCGCATGAGGAG TTATAGAGATCTCGACGCACCAGATGATGAAGTCACTGTACTAGACTACAGGAGTTTGTAG
- the LOC121989742 gene encoding serrate RNA effector molecule-like isoform X3 produces MADVIDMPSDAPDRSGSIQPDQRESTTAGSPSPPLPPPPPRKRGRDSKEERDDWPPGRRNDHRDSRDGSPPLSPPPPVSAPKDDKNREYRRRNSPSSPSYRDRRHPSPRRSPPHGPFKRARKDGGGYDRRRGSPRGGYGPDEKSSRYGYDYDRGYDRGGSGGRGWYGEERSQGRHDWPDSGHGSYGDDSESIQRGGLMSYKQFMQELEDDILPAEAERRYEEYRSEYISTQKRAYFEAHKEEKWLKDKYHPTNLVVVIERRKELAKSIAKDFLLDLQSGTLDVGPGLTATSARKSGNSSEPNSDEETDISGKRRRHGRGPAKENEQLSAAPKANPVSSEIRRIQIDILQAQALVRKLDIEKGIQDNVLSSSDQDDADKTHGGSLGPIVIIRGLTTVKGLEGVELLDTLITYLWRVHGLNYYGMSETSEAKGLRHVRADIKADGANSSGSEWEQKLDSFWQTRLEGQDPLEILTAKDKIDAAATEALDPVVRKIRDEKYGWKYGCGAKGCTKLFHAPEFVHKHLKLKHPELVIEFTSNVREDLYFQNYMNDPNAPGGTPIMQQSAPKARVQRRRLLDNRLRDAHGNRIELNRNRDDDRNDSSPSDNHGGLDGETYEKPPYDAHRGGLHSAFPSDIPPPPILVPVPGAGPLGPFVPAPPEVAMRMLTDPGGPPSFDTAGGLHGRKGRLGQQLGGTAAPILAMPPPFRHDPRRMRSYRDLDAPDDEVTVLDYRSL; encoded by the exons ATGGCCGACGTCATCGACATGCCCTCGGATGCTCCAGATCGTAGCGGGAGCATTCAGCCGGACCAGCGGGAGAGCACCACTGCAGGCTCTCCCTCGCCGCCTCTGCCTCCGCCTCCTCCAAGGAAAAGGGGCAGGGATTCGAAGGAGGAGAGGGACGACTGGCCTCCTGGTCGTCGGAACGACCATCGCGACTCTAGAGACGGCTCGCCGCCGCTTTCCCCACCTCCTCCCGTATCAGCGCCGAAGGATGACAAAAATCGGGAGTATCGTAGGCGCAATAGCCCTAGCTCTCCTTCATACCGGGACCGCAGACACCCGTCTCCCCGACGGTCGCCGCCGCACGGGCCATTTAAACGAGCCAGGAAGGATGGCGGCGGATACGACCGGCGACGGGGGAGCCCGAGAGGGGGTTACGGTCCAGATGAAAAAAG TTCCAGGTATGGTTACGATTATGATAGGGGGTATGATCGAGGTGGCTCAGGAGGAAGAGGGTGGTATGGGGAGGAGAGGTCACAGGGTCGTCATG ATTGGCCTGATTCTGGACATGGCAGTTATGGTGATGACTCTGAATCTAttcaaag GGGAGGTTTAATGTCATACAAGCAGTTCATGCAAGAACTTGAAGATGATATTTTACCTGCTGAAGCAGAACGCAG GTATGAAGAATATAGAtctgaatacatatccactcagaAGCGAGCATATTTCGAAGCTCATAAGGAGGAAAAATG GTTGAAAGACAAATATCATCCAACTAATTTAGTGGTAGTGATTGAAAG GAGGAAAGAATTGGCCAAATCTATTGCAAAAGATTTCCTGCTCGATTTACAGAGTGGAACACTTGATGT TGGTCCGGGATTAACAGCCACATCTGCTAGAAAATCTGGGAATAGTAGTGAACCAAACTCTGATGAAGAGACAGATATTAGTGGGAAAAGGAGAAGGCATGGTAGGGGACCCGCTAAAGAAAATGAACAGCTTTCTGCTGCTCCCAAGGCTAACCCAGTCAGTTCTGAGATTCGCCGAATTCAAATAGACATACTACAAGCACAAGCCTTAGTACGTAAGCTTGATATAGAGAAGGGTATACAAGATAATGTCCTCTCTAGTAGTGATCAAGATGATGCAGATAAGACACACGGGGGATCCTTGGGACCAATTGTAATTATACGCGGGCTTACCACTGTCAAGGGCCTCGAGGGTGTTGAACTACTAGACACTTTGATTACTTATCTGTGGCGTGTCCATGGCTTAAATTATTATGGAATGTCTGAAACTTCCGAAGCAAAGGGGCTTCGGCATGTTAGAGCTGACATTAAGGCTGATGGAGCTAATTCTAGTGGTTCTGAGTGGGAGCAGAAACTTGATTCATTCTGGCAAACAAGGCTGGAAGGTCAGGATCCCTTGGAAATATTGACAGCTAAAGATAAGATTGATGCTGCAGCTACTGAGGCCCTAGATCCTGTTGTGAGAAAAATAAGAGATGAAAAATATGGTTGGAAGTATGGATGTGGAGCCAAAGGTTGCACAAAGCTTTTCCATGCTCCTGAATTTGTCCATAAACATCTCAAACTGAAACACCCAGAACTTGTGATTGAATTCACATCAAACGTTCGAGAAGacctttattttcaaaattatatgaa TGATCCCAATGCACCTGGTGGAACACCTATCATGCAACAGTCTGCACCA AAGGCAAGAGTACAAAGACGGAGGCTGTTAGATAATCGTCTTAGAGATGCACATGGCAACCGCATAGAGCTCAACAGGAATAGAGATGATGACAGGAATGACAGCTCACCTAGTGATAACCATGGTGGTTTGGATGGAGAAACTTATGAGAAGCCTCCATATGATGCCCACAGGGGGGGTTTGCACAGTGCTTTTCCTTCAGACATTCCTCCGCCGCCTATCTTGGTGCCTGTTCCTGGTGCTGG TCCACTTGGACCTTTCGTGCCTGCCCCACCAGAGGTGGCTATGCGTATGCTTACTGATCCTGGTGGGCCGCCATCCTTTGATACTGCTGGGGGTCTACATGGTAGAAAAGGACGGCTTGGCCAGCAACTAGGTGGCACAGCAGCACCAATTCTCGCTATGCCTCCACCTTTTCGACATGATCCACGCCGCATGAGGAG TTATAGAGATCTCGACGCACCAGATGATGAAGTCACTGTACTAGACTACAGGAGTTTGTAG
- the LOC121989742 gene encoding serrate RNA effector molecule-like isoform X1: MADVIDMPSDAPDRSGSIQPDQRESTTAGSPSPPLPPPPPRKRGRDSKEERDDWPPGRRNDHRDSRDGSPPLSPPPPVSAPKDDKNREYRRRNSPSSPSYRDRRHPSPRRSPPHGPFKRARKDGGGYDRRRGSPRGGYGPDEKSSRYGYDYDRGYDRGGSGGRGWYGEERSQGRHGNRLSYWPDSGHGSYGDDSESIQRGGLMSYKQFMQELEDDILPAEAERRYEEYRSEYISTQKRAYFEAHKEEKWLKDKYHPTNLVVVIERRKELAKSIAKDFLLDLQSGTLDVGPGLTATSARKSGNSSEPNSDEETDISGKRRRHGRGPAKENEQLSAAPKANPVSSEIRRIQIDILQAQALVRKLDIEKGIQDNVLSSSDQDDADKTHGGSLGPIVIIRGLTTVKGLEGVELLDTLITYLWRVHGLNYYGMSETSEAKGLRHVRADIKADGANSSGSEWEQKLDSFWQTRLEGQDPLEILTAKDKIDAAATEALDPVVRKIRDEKYGWKYGCGAKGCTKLFHAPEFVHKHLKLKHPELVIEFTSNVREDLYFQNYMNDPNAPGGTPIMQQSAPKARVQRRRLLDNRLRDAHGNRIELNRNRDDDRNDSSPSDNHGGLDGETYEKPPYDAHRGGLHSAFPSDIPPPPILVPVPGAGPLGPFVPAPPEVAMRMLTDPGGPPSFDTAGGLHGRKGRLGQQLGGTAAPILAMPPPFRHDPRRMRSYRDLDAPDDEVTVLDYRSL; this comes from the exons ATGGCCGACGTCATCGACATGCCCTCGGATGCTCCAGATCGTAGCGGGAGCATTCAGCCGGACCAGCGGGAGAGCACCACTGCAGGCTCTCCCTCGCCGCCTCTGCCTCCGCCTCCTCCAAGGAAAAGGGGCAGGGATTCGAAGGAGGAGAGGGACGACTGGCCTCCTGGTCGTCGGAACGACCATCGCGACTCTAGAGACGGCTCGCCGCCGCTTTCCCCACCTCCTCCCGTATCAGCGCCGAAGGATGACAAAAATCGGGAGTATCGTAGGCGCAATAGCCCTAGCTCTCCTTCATACCGGGACCGCAGACACCCGTCTCCCCGACGGTCGCCGCCGCACGGGCCATTTAAACGAGCCAGGAAGGATGGCGGCGGATACGACCGGCGACGGGGGAGCCCGAGAGGGGGTTACGGTCCAGATGAAAAAAG TTCCAGGTATGGTTACGATTATGATAGGGGGTATGATCGAGGTGGCTCAGGAGGAAGAGGGTGGTATGGGGAGGAGAGGTCACAGGGTCGTCATGGTAATCGTCTATCAT ATTGGCCTGATTCTGGACATGGCAGTTATGGTGATGACTCTGAATCTAttcaaag GGGAGGTTTAATGTCATACAAGCAGTTCATGCAAGAACTTGAAGATGATATTTTACCTGCTGAAGCAGAACGCAG GTATGAAGAATATAGAtctgaatacatatccactcagaAGCGAGCATATTTCGAAGCTCATAAGGAGGAAAAATG GTTGAAAGACAAATATCATCCAACTAATTTAGTGGTAGTGATTGAAAG GAGGAAAGAATTGGCCAAATCTATTGCAAAAGATTTCCTGCTCGATTTACAGAGTGGAACACTTGATGT TGGTCCGGGATTAACAGCCACATCTGCTAGAAAATCTGGGAATAGTAGTGAACCAAACTCTGATGAAGAGACAGATATTAGTGGGAAAAGGAGAAGGCATGGTAGGGGACCCGCTAAAGAAAATGAACAGCTTTCTGCTGCTCCCAAGGCTAACCCAGTCAGTTCTGAGATTCGCCGAATTCAAATAGACATACTACAAGCACAAGCCTTAGTACGTAAGCTTGATATAGAGAAGGGTATACAAGATAATGTCCTCTCTAGTAGTGATCAAGATGATGCAGATAAGACACACGGGGGATCCTTGGGACCAATTGTAATTATACGCGGGCTTACCACTGTCAAGGGCCTCGAGGGTGTTGAACTACTAGACACTTTGATTACTTATCTGTGGCGTGTCCATGGCTTAAATTATTATGGAATGTCTGAAACTTCCGAAGCAAAGGGGCTTCGGCATGTTAGAGCTGACATTAAGGCTGATGGAGCTAATTCTAGTGGTTCTGAGTGGGAGCAGAAACTTGATTCATTCTGGCAAACAAGGCTGGAAGGTCAGGATCCCTTGGAAATATTGACAGCTAAAGATAAGATTGATGCTGCAGCTACTGAGGCCCTAGATCCTGTTGTGAGAAAAATAAGAGATGAAAAATATGGTTGGAAGTATGGATGTGGAGCCAAAGGTTGCACAAAGCTTTTCCATGCTCCTGAATTTGTCCATAAACATCTCAAACTGAAACACCCAGAACTTGTGATTGAATTCACATCAAACGTTCGAGAAGacctttattttcaaaattatatgaa TGATCCCAATGCACCTGGTGGAACACCTATCATGCAACAGTCTGCACCA AAGGCAAGAGTACAAAGACGGAGGCTGTTAGATAATCGTCTTAGAGATGCACATGGCAACCGCATAGAGCTCAACAGGAATAGAGATGATGACAGGAATGACAGCTCACCTAGTGATAACCATGGTGGTTTGGATGGAGAAACTTATGAGAAGCCTCCATATGATGCCCACAGGGGGGGTTTGCACAGTGCTTTTCCTTCAGACATTCCTCCGCCGCCTATCTTGGTGCCTGTTCCTGGTGCTGG TCCACTTGGACCTTTCGTGCCTGCCCCACCAGAGGTGGCTATGCGTATGCTTACTGATCCTGGTGGGCCGCCATCCTTTGATACTGCTGGGGGTCTACATGGTAGAAAAGGACGGCTTGGCCAGCAACTAGGTGGCACAGCAGCACCAATTCTCGCTATGCCTCCACCTTTTCGACATGATCCACGCCGCATGAGGAG TTATAGAGATCTCGACGCACCAGATGATGAAGTCACTGTACTAGACTACAGGAGTTTGTAG